The following are encoded together in the Vigna angularis cultivar LongXiaoDou No.4 chromosome 9, ASM1680809v1, whole genome shotgun sequence genome:
- the LOC108347168 gene encoding uncharacterized protein LOC108347168, with amino-acid sequence MMKSPSQATFKECHFYDYGFDLQQDFCQFLEEAKQHGKEAKLKSSSVYPEESRKAGSEKEKKGKKSWKSSLTSWWKSDRKSKHGEKTTKNSKPRGGSGKRHAYSSGPMYKSCKSSDGKHWRPSSGPLVSLFKPTKREENEIPYISLQQQNNSPLADQNYGPLYVVT; translated from the exons ATGATGAAATCTCCATCACAAGCAACATTTAAAGAGTGTCACTTTTATGACTATGGATTTGATCTGCAACAAGACTTTTGCCAG TTCTTGGAGGAAGCAAAGCAACATGGAAAGGAAGCAAAACTAAAGAGTTCATCGGTGTACCCAGAGGAATCTAGGAAAGCAGGAtcggagaaagaaaaaaaggggaAGAAATCATGGAAAAGTTCTCTGACTTCATGGTGGAAATCTGATAGGAAAAGCAAGCATGGTGAAAAAACCACCAAGAATTCTAAACCAAGGGGTGGTTCTGGTAAAAGGCATGCTTATTCTTCTGGTCCAATGTATAAGTCCTGCAAAAGTTCTGATGGAAAACACTGGCGTCCTTCATCTGGTCCTCTTGTAAGCCTTTTCAAACCTACAAAGAGAGAGGAAAATGAGATACCCTATATTTctctccaacaacaaaataatagcCCTCTTGCTGATCAGAACTATGGACCCCTCTATGTGGTCACTTGA
- the LOC108347196 gene encoding RING-H2 finger protein ATL3: protein MGSTPTAVSDDNSLGESDTIEITGKVMVVAIIFLFMVVVFVLVLHLYAKWFWWNMGENAAPQPRQRRRRRRRFVFAPGQDPVVYESHQVGLHPSVLKSLPVLVFQPENFKEGLECAVCLSEIIEGEKARLLPKCNHGFHVDCIDMWFHSHSTCPLCRNPVGFESSKTSEENDFSGNTETSSSSSIEENSGAMNGLQSSIFPTNVLVWGNHTQVSSSGVSLEEEEGSSQQPTSPPSSTPLASSSDGGNVNGRCHGMLVIDIPSECTSSSLSPSGSRCVEDEVKSPMAATLRSFKRLLSRDKKLSPCSPSSVDVEQAQS, encoded by the coding sequence ATGGGTTCAACTCCGACCGCCGTGTCTGATGACAACTCATTGGGTGAATCTGATACGATTGAGATAACTGGGAAGGTCATGGTGGTGGCTATAATATTCCTTTTCATGGTGGTTGtgtttgttcttgttcttcatctCTATGCAAAATGGTTCTGGTGGAACATGGGGGAGAACGCCGCCCCTCAGCCTCGCCAGCGGCGGCGGAGGCGCCGCCGGTTTGTCTTCGCCCCCGGGCAAGACCCGGTGGTCTATGAGAGTCACCAAGTTGGGCTTCACCCTTCAGTTTTAAAGTCCTTGCCAGTGTTGGTGTTCCAACCGGAGAACTTCAAAGAAGGTTTGGAGTGTGCAGTTTGTCTCTCTGAGATTATTGAAGGGGAAAAGGCCAGGCTTTTGCCGAAATGCAATCATGGGTTTCATGTGGATTGCATTGACATGTGGTTCCATTCGCACTCCACTTGCCCTCTTTGTAGGAACCCTGTTGGTTTTGAATCCTCTAAAACAAGTGAAGAGAATGATTTCTCAGGGAACACtgaaacatcatcatcatcatcaattgAAGAGAATTCAGGTGCTATGAATGGTTTACAGTCTTCAATTTTTCCCACAAATGTGTTGGTTTGGGGGAACCACACACAAGTTAGTTCTTCTGGGGTTTCcttggaagaggaagaaggtaGTTCTCAGCAGCCAACTTCTCCTCCATCATCTACACCACTTGCTTCTTCTTCAGATGGTGGCAATGTTAATGGTAGATGTCATGGAATGTTGGTGATTGATATTCCAAGTGAGTGCACTTCCTCCTCTCTATCCCCTTCTGGAAGTAGGTGTGTTGAAGATGAGGTGAAATCACCAATGGCTGCCACATTGAGGTCATTTAAGAGGCTTTTGAGCCGGGACAAAAAGTTAAGTCCTTGTAGTCCAAGTTCTGTAGATGTGGAACAAGCACAGAGCTAG
- the LOC108347330 gene encoding uncharacterized protein LOC108347330, whose amino-acid sequence MSSTILMTFLTAIAFLAQSFQNYIIRHSGYPAAVNENEDHESDYCSVCLSQICKGEKVRSLPVCNHRYHADCIGAWLKNNTTCPLCRNKITDHSLQKHKQVKNLAESLFNLMQSFTDLLVAVLYMLLPSTVTQSFPLVH is encoded by the coding sequence ATGAGCAGTACCATTCTCATGACCTTCCTCACAGCCATTGCTTTTCTGGCTCAATCCTTCCAAAACTACATCATCCGGCATTCTGGATATCCTGCTGCAGTGAATGAAAACGAAGATCACGAAAGTGATTATTGTTCAGTGTGTCTGAGCCAAATCTGTAAAGGGGAAAAAGTTAGGTCTCTTCCAGTATGCAATCACAGGTACCATGCTGATTGTATAGGTGCTTGGCTTAAGAACAATACCACATGCCCTCTTTGCAGGAACAAAATCACTGATCACAGCCTCCAAAAGCATAAACAGGTGAAGAACTTAGCAGAATCTCTGTTTAATCTTATGCAGAGTTTCACAGATCTGTTGGTAGCTGTTCTCTACATGCTACTTCCATCCACCGTCACTCAGAGTTTCCCTTTGGTTCACTGA
- the LOC128194052 gene encoding uncharacterized protein LOC128194052 encodes MTYDLEFVVVIVRSDIATGVRGRKTFVILGCERGGKYRKYKVDAVASVYGTRKCECPFRLKGKPCSDGAGWVLKVMCGHHNHELAETLVGHPYAGKLNTSEKSLLVDMTKSKITPANILLTLKQNNDRNVTTIKQIYNARHAYKRSLRGSRTELQELMMLLDRDKYIHWSRCADDSEVVTDLYRLPLLEIVGMMSTGLTFSTTFAFLSTERQSNFTWALEKLKGLFLTFEGGPKVIVTDRDLALMNAIANVFPESYQMLCRFHILKNVKAKCKMLVHSTEVWEVLMDAWENVMDCADESLFAEYVNGFQYASSSWPLFFEYVNQTWIIPYSTYFVKFWTNKVMHLGNTTTNRAESAHWSLKKVLGNSMGDLCSCWDNIHNVIILQHNKIKASFESSLLLTSDHFKGYTYRELIGRVSRYALDLITKELKIVQQIGLNSSKCGCVLRRTFGVPCACELARYDPRMIPIGEFHIMWRRLHFSNVELNETEPQLSIKDELKQVEERFNEVDVGGKVTIKQKLLEIVCPTLTSMVPPLHKVKTKGAQKSKVKRSERSTTRDPSYFEYVDAFHSNHKIFIYEK; translated from the exons ATGACTTATGATTTAGAATTTGTTGTGGTAATAGTAAGATCTGACATAGCTACTGGTGTACGGGGAAGAAAAACGTTCGTCATacttggatgtgaaagagggggGAAATATAGGAAATACAAAGTTGATGCAGTGGCTAGTGTATACGGCACTCGTAAATGTGAATGTCCGTTTAGATTAAAGGGTAAACCATGTTCAGATGGGGCCGGATGGGTGTTGAAGGTGATGTGTGGACATCACAACCATGAGTTAGCTGAAACTTTAGTTGGTCACCCTTATGCTGGCAAGTTAAATACGAGTGAGAAGTCATTACTGGTTGATATGACAAAGAGTAAAATTAcacctgcaaatattttattaacactcaaacaaaataatgatcgaAATGTTACAACGATTAAACAAATCTACAACGCAAGGCATGCGTATAAACGATCATTAAGAGGGTCCAGAACTGAACTACAAGAacttatgatgttgttggatcgGGATAAGTACATTCACTGGAGTAGGTGTGCTGATGATTCAGAGGTTGTTACTGACTT atatagaCTTCCGTTGCTTGAGATTGTGGGTATGATGTCTACAGGGTTAACCTTCTCAACAACATTTGCTTTCTTGTCTACTGAAAGGCAGAGTAATTTCACATGGGCTTTAGAAAAGctgaaaggtttatttttaacatttgagGGTGGTCCTAAAGTCATTGTCACTGACCGAGACTTGGCTTTGATGAATGCCATAGCAAATGTATTCCCTGAGTCATATCAGATGTTATGTCGGTTCcacatccttaaaaatgttaaagctaaatgcaaaatgttagttCATTCTACTGAGGTTTGGGAAGTGTTGATGGATGCATGGGAAAATGTGATGGATTGTGCTGATGAAAGCTTGTTTGCTGAGTATGTGAATGGTTTTCAATACGCAAGCAGTTCATGGCctttgttctttgaatatgtCAATCAGACTTGGATTATTCCGTACAGCACATACTTTGTAAAGTTCTGGACGAACAAAGTAATGCATTTAGggaacacaaccacaaatag ggcTGAATCTGCTCATTGGAGCCTGAAGAAAGTTCTGGGCAATAGTATGGGTGATTTGTGTTCTTGTTGGGATAATATTCATAACGTCATTATCCtacaacacaacaagattaaGGCTTCATTTGAAAGTAGTTTATTGCTCACGAGTGACCATTTTAAAGGCTACACATATAGAGAACTTATTGGACGTGTGTCTCGATATGCATTGGATCTCATTACTaaggaattgaaaatagtgCAGCAGATAGGATTGAACTCCTCAAAGTGTGGATGCGTATTGAGACGTACATTTGGTGTCCCATGTGCATGTGAATTAGCACGATATGATCCTAGGATGATCCCTATAGGTGAATTTCATATCATGTGGCGAAGATTGCATTTctcaaatgttgaattaaatgaaactgAGCCTCAGTTATCCATTAAAGATGAGTTGAAACAAGTAGAAGAACGATTCAATGAGGTTGACGTTGGCGGTAAAGTCACCATCAAGCAGAAGTTACTTGAGATTGTTTGTCCTACATTAACATCAATGGTCCCTCCATTACATAAAGTCAAGACAAAGGGTGCAcaaaaaagtaaagttaaaCGAAGTGAAAGGTCTACTACGCGAGATCCATCATATTTTGAGTATGTGGACGCCTTTCATTCAAACCATAAAATCTTCATCTATGAGAAGTAA
- the LOC128194053 gene encoding protein MAINTENANCE OF MERISTEMS-like: MSITLDDVSTLLHLPVMGQMCDLEELEFEEARTALVQLLGVDGGTAGAEMEDARGPKVDSAGLERYMFREGCTIFANKSARSIRVSYLLLFRDVHACGRYVWGVAALAYLYEQLEDASLASTKQMAGYLTLFQSWIYEHFPGIGRRRLVTSYDDTTPRAMRWKSPRQSSTLAEIRSQLDALTYNGVVWHPYEGHRGIRPFFGICMYSGWIRIGDTLCRHFPERVLRQFGFQQDIPRSPTTVPDADVVAIDHVWLHFRAHVVSNVRHAASPSDCVDGYIQWFRRVSHPYIIVVADDARPALAPRQRPNVPQEARPHRRSSPPSPSGALARFRRMARMLQSLISCRHVTEGSVAHQVSMDLL; encoded by the exons ATGTCGATTACTCTTGATGACGTATCGACATTACTTCACCTGCCCGTGATGGGACAAATGTGTGATTTAGAGGAGTTGGAGTTTGAGGAGGCTCGTACAGCCCTTGTGCAACTGCTCGGCGTTGATGGTGGCACAGCAGGTGCTGAGATGGAGGACGCACGTGGTCCGAAAGTAGACTCAGCtggcttagagagatatatgttcAGAG AAGGATGCACGATTTTTGCAAATAAGAGTGCCAGATCCATACGCGTGTCTTACTTATTGTTATTTAGAGACGTACACGCGTGTGGCCGATATGTCTGGGGTGTTGCTGCACTCGCCTATTTGTACGAGCAGCTCGAGGATGCGAGTCTTGCCTCCACGAAGCAGATGGCTGGATATCTGACTCTATTTCAG agttgGATATACGAACATTTCCCTGGCATTGGGAGGAGGCGGTTGGTGACTTCTTACGATGATACCACACCACGTGCCATGAGGTGGAAGAGCCCTAGGCAGAGTTCCACTCTCGCAGAGATTCGGTCACAGTTGGATGCGCTGACATACAATGGAGTTGTATGGCATCCGTATGAGGGGCATCGAGGCATTCGGCCATTCTTCGGCATCTGTATGTATTCTGGATGGATTCGGATTGGTGACACCCTTTGTCGTCATTTTCCTGAGCGTGTGCTGAGGCAATTTGGGTTTCAGCAAGACATTCCACGATCACCGACTACGGTtccagatgcagatgtagtggccATTGATCATGTTTGGTTGCACTTCAGAGCTCACGTTGTGAGTAATGTCAGACATGCAGCATCCCCTTCTGACTGTGTCGATGGGTACATTCAGTGGTTCAGGAGGGTTTCGCATCcttatattattgttgttgcaGATGACGCGCGACCGGCTCTTGCGCCTAGACAGCGCCCCAATGTTCCACAGGAGGCACGACCCCATCGTAGATCGTCTCCACCTTCACCATCTGGCGCCCtg GCTAGATTTAGGCGAATGGCGAGAATGTTACAATCCTTGATATCGTGTCGTCATGTGACCGAGGGTAGTGTTGCACATCAGGTGTCAATGGACCTGCTTTAG
- the LOC108346849 gene encoding O-fucosyltransferase 36, whose amino-acid sequence MHNDSSSDEEDDRRNLVDQNHRKPPSPSPAAVFHVEDRSPRFFRRNFIYQKKYIVTILAFLLVILFFSVANFHSVFSSSSFQFDSVTDRMKESELRAINLLRRQQLGLLIAWNTTRRSNASDPNQLEDLKSALFKQISLNQEIQQVLLNPHSMGNIVEPEFDLNATLNGVVYDRCRTVDQNLSQRRTIQWNPRDGKFLLAICVSGQMSNHLICLEKHIFFAALLNRALVIPSSKVDYRYDRVVDIDRINKCLGKKVVFSFEEFSNIKKGHMHIDKFLCYFSKPTPCYLDDEWLKKLGGLGVTMNKQEAVWDEDTRNPKNKTAQDVLGKFNYDDDVMAIGDVFYAEVEPEWVMQPGGPIAHQCKTLIEPNHLISLTAQRFIQTFLGRNFIALHFRRHGFLKFCNAKKPSCFYPIPQAADCIMRVVERADAPIVYLSTDAAESETGLLQSLVVLNGRPVPLVMRPARNSAEKWDALLYRHGLEGDTQVEAMLDKTICAMSSVFIGAPGSTFTEDILRLRRGWGSASICDEYLCHGEEPDIVAENE is encoded by the exons ATGCACAATGACTCCTCCTCCGACGAGGAGGACGACCGCCGCAACCTCGTCGACCAGAACCACCGCAAACCTCCGTCCCCGTCCCCGGCCGCCGTCTTCCACGTCGAAGATCGCTCTCCGCGCTTCTTCCGCCGGAATTTTATATACCAGAAGAAGTACATTGTCACAATCCTCGCTTTCCTCCTCGTCATCCTCTTCTTCTCCGTCGCCAATTTCCACAGTGTCTTCTCAAGCTCTTCCTTCCAATTCGATTCCGTCACTGATCGAATGAAGGAATCTGAATTGCGCGCCATTAACCTCTTGCGGCGACAGCAGCTAGGACTCTTAATCGCGTGGAACACCACGCGTCGGTCCAACGCGTCGGATCCGAACCAATTGGAGGATCTGAAATCTGCGTTGTTCAAGCAGATTTCCCTCAACCAAGAGATTCAGCAGGTTCTGTTGAACCCGCATTCCATGGGGAACATAGTTGAGCCTGAGTTCGATTTAAACGCTACTTTGAACGGCGTTGTTTACGATAGGTGTAGAACGGTGGATCAGAATTTGTCGCAGAGGAGAACCATCCAGTGGAACCCTAGAGATGGTAAATTTTTACTTGCTATATGCGTGTCTGGGCAAATGTCTAACCATTTGATTTGTTTGGAGAAACACATATTTTTCGCTGCTTTGCTAAATAGGGCTTTAGTGATTCCTAGTTCCAAGGTGGATTACCGGTACGATAGAGTTGTGGATATTGATCGCATTAACAAGTGCTTGGGGAAGAAAGTGGTGTTTTCGTTTGAGGAGTTTTCGAATATAAAGAAGGGTCACATGCACATTGATAAGTTTTTGTGTTACTTTTCGAAGCCCACGCCTTGTTACTTGGACGATGAATGGTTGAAGAAGTTGGGGGGTTTAGGTGTGACTATGAATAAACAAGAGGCCGTGTGGGATGAGGATACCCGGAATCCGAAGAACAAGACGGCTCAGGATGTGCTGGGGAAGTTTAActatgatgatgatgttatgGCAATTGGGGATGTGTTCTATGCTGAAGTGGAGCCAGAATGGGTGATGCAACCTGGTGGGCCAATTGCACACCAATGCAAGACTCTCATTGAACCTAATCACCTTATTTCACTCACTGCCCAACGGTTTATTCAGACATTTCTCGGAAGGAACTTCATTGCATTGCATTTTCGAAGACACGGGTTTTTGAAGTTCTG TAATGCTAAAAAGCCAAGTTGCTTTTACCCCATTCCTCAAGCTGCAGATTGCATCATGAGGGTGGTTGAAAGGGCTGATGCACCTATTGTTTATCTTTCTACGGATGCAGCAGAAAGTGAAACTGGACTGCTTCAGTCTCTGGTAGTGCTGAACGGCAGGCCTGTTCCTCTTGTAATGCGACCAGCTCGAAATTCAGCAGAAAAATGGGATGCTCTGTTGTACAGGCATGGTTTGGAAGGAGATACACAG GTGGAAGCTATGCTGGACAAGACTATATGTGCCATGTCTAGCGTGTTCATCGGAGCCCCTGGTTCCACTTTCACCGAAGACATCCTGCGGCTGAGAAGGGGCTGGGGATCTGCATCGATATGTGATGAGTATCTTTGCCATGGTGAAGAACCAGACATTGTAGCGGAAAATGAATAA
- the LOC108346961 gene encoding uncharacterized protein C23H3.12c, producing MRAKLVVFPIRGRNWCFTRTIDHSISATPVFSQSPSTLKDFWKNAATKPLNAKAELLVDFIANKMNKAWTGLEKAQEGSLKKKTHGLGLWLLSRVPPSEMFLKSISKEITGVEVIYPSSLNAQLVRRRLRHIALRGSIIHRKYLYGSVSLIPLTAALCILPLPNVPFFWVLFRTYSHWRALQGSEKLIELVSNSSKTLQTPTDRKETDSNRQSHHNSHDQNLVLRPCRELDQLIHVGEDEDVHKRLSRHTIMKICKIYSLNTTDVIKYEKDKSYI from the exons ATGAGAGCTAAATTAGTCGTCTTCCCAATACGAGGTAGGAATTGGTGTTTCACGCGAACAATCGATCACTCTATCTCTGCCACTCCTGTTTTCTCTCAATCCCCTTCAACCCTCAAGGACTTTTGGAAAAATGCCGCTACCAAACCCCTTAACGCCAAAGCTGAGCTCTTGGTGGATTTCATTGCCAACAAG ATGAATAAAGCATGGACGGGCTTGGAGAAAGCCCAAGAGGGATCTTTAAAGAAAAAGACTCATGG CTTGGGGTTGTGGCTCTTGTCGCGGGTTCCGCCTTCGGAGATGTTTTTGAAGTCTATATCGAAAGAAATCACTGGGGTTGAAGTCATATACCCATCAAG tTTGAATGCTCAACTTGTTCGTAGGAGACTAAGACATATTGCCTTGAG GGGATCAATTATCCACCGGAAATATCTCTACGGTTCTGTTTCACTAATTCCATTGACTGCTGCACTTTGC ATTTTACCCTTGCCTAACGTGCCATTCTTCTGGGTTTTATTCCGTACATATTCTCATTGGAGAGCCCTCCAG GGGAGTGAGAAATTGATTGAACTGGTCTCAAACAGCAGCAAGACTTTACAAACACCTACCGATAGAAAGGAAACTGATTCTAACCGTCAAAGCCATCATAATTCACATGATCAAAATTTG GTATTGAGGCCATGCAGAGAATTAGACCAATTGATTCATGTAGGAGAAGATGAGGATGTACACAAAAGGCTTAGTAGACATACTATCATGAAAATTTGCAAGATCTATAGCTTAAATACAACTGATGTTATAAAATACGAGAAAGacaaatcatatatttaa